One part of the Haliaeetus albicilla chromosome 27, bHalAlb1.1, whole genome shotgun sequence genome encodes these proteins:
- the ITK gene encoding tyrosine-protein kinase ITK/TSK, with the protein MSWERTIFGSAMNNCVLLEELLIKKSQQKRRTSPSNFKVRFFVLTKSKLAYYEHRHGKKRTLKGSVELSRIKCVEIVKSDIIIPCQYKYPFQIVHDNYILYVFAPNRESRQRWVFTLKEETRSNNSLVSKCHPDFWIDGRWRCCAQTEKMAPGCVEYDPTKNASKKPLPPTPEDNWKLLLDPKEAVVMAIYDYEAQNPQELTLQYNEEYYVIDSSEEHWWLIQDKNGHEGYVPSSYLAEKSPENLQIYEWYNKNISRSKAETLLRDEGREGAFMVRDSRQPGMYTVSVFTKALSTDNNPVIKHYHINETTDFPKRYYLAEKHVFDCIPELINYHQHNAGGLVTRLRYAVSSWRKKAPITAGLSYGKLVINHSELTRVQEIGSGQFGVVYLGYLLEKTKVAIKTIREGAMSEEDFIEEAKVLMKLSHPKLVQLYGVCFENAPISLVFEFMENGCLSDYLRSQRGSFSKETLLGMCQDVCEGMAYLEQNSVIHRDLAARNCLVGESHVVKVSDFGMSRIVLDDQYTSSTGTKFPVKWSAPEVFSYSNYSTKSDVWSFGVLMWEVFSEGKIPYENRTNGEVVEEINAGFRLYKPKLASKAIYEVMSHCWMMRKDDRPSFSVLLYHLSEISEFDL; encoded by the exons aaaaaaaggactttGAAGGGTTCTGTGGAACTTTCCAGGATTAAATGTGTGGAAATTGTGAAAAGTGACATCATCATTCCCTGTCAGTATAAATATCCTTTCCAG ATTGTCCACGATAACTACATACTCTACGTGTTTGCACCCAATCGTGAGAGCCGGCAGAGATGGGTCTTTACGCTGAAGGAAG aaaccAGAAGCAACAACAGTTTGGTTTCAAAGTGTCATCCAGATTTTTGGATAGATGGCAGGTGGAGATGCTGTGCTCAGACAGAGAAGATGGCACCTGGCTGTGTGGAGTATGACCCCACCAAAAATG CCTCAAAGAAGCCTCTTCCTCCCACTCCTGAAGATAACTGG AAATTGTTGCTAGACCCAAAGGAAGCTGTAGTCATGGCCATATATGACTATGAAGCCCAGAATCCGCAAGAGCTGACGTTACAATATAATGAGGAATATTATGTGATTGACAGCTCTGAGGAACATTGGTGGCTGATTCAAGATAAGAATGG GCATGAAGGCTACGTGCCAAGTAGCTACCTGGCGGAAAAATCACCTGAGAATCTGCAAATATATGA ATGGTACAATAAGAACAtcagcagaagcaaagcagaaacactCCTCAGAGATGAG GGTAGGGAAGGTGCCTTCATGGTGAGAGATTCGAGGCAGCCTGGCATGTACACAGTCTCCGTTTTCACCAAAGCATTAAG CACGGATAACAATCCTGTTATAAAGCATTATCACATCAATGAGACAACTGACTTTCCCAAGCGATATTACTTGGCAGAAAAGCATGTGTTTGACTGCATCCCTGAACTCATCAACTATCACCAGCACAATGCAGGAG GTCTTGTCACTCGTTTGCGGTATGCAGTCTCTTCGTGGAGAAAAAAGGCCCCAATCACTGCAGGGCTAAGCTATG GAAAATTGGTCATTAACCACTCTGAGCTCACCCGTGTACAGGAAATCGGCAGTGGTCAGTTTGGGGTGGTCTACCTTGGCTACTTGCTGGAGAAGACAAAAGTAGCCATAAAGACCATTCGTGAAGGAGCAATGTCAGAAGAGGATTTCATCGAGGAAGCTAAAGTCTTGAT GAAGCTGTCTCACCCCAAGCTAGTCCAGCTTTATGGCGTGTGCTTTGAGAACGCTCCCATAAGCCTGGTGTTTGAGTTCATGGAGAACGGCTGCTTGTCCGACTACCTCAGGAGCCAGCGGGGCAGTTTTTCAAAGGAAACCCTGCTGGGGATGTGCCAAGATGTGTGCGAGGGAATGGCTTATCTGGAACAAAACTCTGTCATCCACAGAGACCTG GCCGCTAGGAACTGCCTGGTGGGGGAATCCCACGTGGTCAAAGTGTCTGACTTCGGGATGTCGAG gatTGTCCTTGACGATCAGTATACCAGCTCCACGGGTACCAAGTTTCCAGTCAAGTGGTCTGCTCCAGAGGTTTTCTCCTACAGCAACTATAGCACCAAATCTGACGTTTGGTCATTTG GAGTGCTAATGTGGGAGGTCTTCAGTGAAGGTAAAATCCCCTATGAGAATCGCACCAATGGAGAAGTGGTGGAAGAAATCAATGCAGGATTTCGGCTCTACAAACCCAAGCTGGCCTCCAAGGCGATTTATGAGGTCATGAGCCACTGCTGGATGATG AGGAAAGATGACCGGCCgtccttttctgttctgctgtatCACCTGAGTGAAATCTCTGAGTTTGATCTGTAA